In one Dermacentor variabilis isolate Ectoservices chromosome 4, ASM5094787v1, whole genome shotgun sequence genomic region, the following are encoded:
- the LOC142577991 gene encoding phosphate-regulating neutral endopeptidase PHEX-like, with protein sequence MAYGARLPECSTASCKQAVHDIETLIDYSVEPCKDFYRHVCHRWEGSRGIGVDRDSASFLRSGVERFLRYANTSLKSVGREKPASTDFLYAAKFYSSCERFLSSPNVSLSEVLLSSREYGEEVLRRSSFTSVGRYIIELSLARGITTVLDVRLSRFPDGVFLRILRGQTLSQKLGVEQALPLQEYLEEVLSESSIIHGREFNLTYVLEIEHRLQNYMVGEIHEQRQGAAVLQHLSTVIRSWEWLDALNSHLADTHQLSSQSVISIGNIGVIRKLMYFFRELVDYGVVYLYVQVLFDALRFDYLRRLNTSDTERVVLSCLQATRLAMRKATTAIFSELFSEQSTDVVISRIFQHVREVVADGSAFTWMSEFRREEARRRLQDVGVHQFRIWSLNEEPHAYNLTEASVGSKFPSLFIGLKKLQQQSLLEDPSAVHQANIDDVFLRGTEVFYDKVSNTVIIPAFMRREPIVYVDDVPPEFTMGTLGVLLTRALLQTALPQITGGTWAYFEKTSLHRFEHCVDTWAASALNLTLRYARDDNHPEFYVWSHSTRSAYEALRETYHRSVTISNWKNQWQSALETFFRRFCLLSCRVRNEQQPASSIFCFLPQLNMKEFSKVFGCQYSPSLYTQHYCVL encoded by the coding sequence ATGGCGTACGGCGCACGTCTTCCAGAGTGCAGCACCGCCTCTTGTAAGCAAGCCGTCCACGACATTGAAACGCTGATCGACTACAGCGTAGAACCGTGCAAGGACTTTTACCGCCACGTCTGCCACCGTTGGGAGGGGAGTCGCGGGATAGGCGTTGATCGGGATTCAGCCAGCTTCCTCCGCAGCGGCGTCGAACGTTTTCTGCGATACGCGAATACCAGCCTCAAAAGCGTGGGGAGAGAAAAGCCAGCCTCGACTGACTTCTTATACGCGGCAAAGTTCTACAGCTCGTGTGAACGCTTCTTGAGCTCGCCGAACGTGTCCTTGAGCGAAGTGCTGTTATCCTCTCGAGAATACGGCGAAGAAGTTCTAAGGCGTTCCTCGTTCACGAGTGTTGGACGCTACATCATAGAACTTTCGCTGGCCCGCGGGATCACCACGGTTCTCGACGTACGGCTCAGCAGATTCCCGGATGGAGTGTTCCTACGCATCTTGCGTGGCCAGACGCTTTCGCAGAAGTTGGGCGTCGAGCAAGCGTTGCCTCTGCAGGAATATCTGGAGGAAGTACTGAGCGAGTCATCTATCATCCACGGCCGTGAGTTCAACCTGACCTATGTGCTTGAAATTGAGCATCGCTTGCAGAACTACATGGTGGGGGAGATTCACGAGCAGCGTCAGGGTGCAGCTGTCCTGCAGCACTTGAGCACTGTCATTCGTAGTTGGGAATGGCTGGATGCTCTAAACTCCCACTTGGCGGACACGCACCAACTTAGCAGCCAGTCCGTAATATCCATAGGCAACATCGGCGTGATTCGAAAGTTGATGTACTTCTTCAGGGAACTCGTCGACTACGGCGTTGTCTACCTGTACGTCCAGGTGTTGTTCGACGCGCTGCGTTTTGATTATCTGCGCCGGCTGAACACAAGTGACACAGAGCGTGTCGTGTTGTCTTGTCTCCAGGCGACTCGGCTCGCGATGCGGAAGGCCACAACCGCCATTTTCAGCGAGCTTTTCTCTGAACAAAGCACCGACGTTGTTATCAGTCGCATTTTCCAGCATGTGCGCGAGGTCGTCGCAGATGGCAGCGCGTTCACGTGGATGAGCGAGTTCAGGAGAGAAGAGGCTCGAAGGAGGCTTCAAGACGTCGGTGTACATCAGTTTCGCATTTGGTCTCTTAACGAGGAACCACACGCATACAATCTTACAGAAGCGTCTGTAGGCAGCAAGTTTCCGAGCCTGTTCATTGGACTGAAGAAGCTGCAGCAACAGAGCCTGCTCGAAGACCCTTCTGCTGTGCACCAAGCAAACATCGACGACGTTTTCCTTCGCGGCACCGAAGTGTTTTACGACAAGGTGTCGAACACAGTCATCATTCCAGCATTCATGCGACGGGAACCCATCGTGTATGTGGACGATGTTCCACCCGAATTCACCATGGGAACCCTAGGCGTGTTGCTCACTAGAGCTCTCCTGCAGACGGCACTGCCTCAAATTACCGGGGGAACATGGGCGTATTTTGAAAAAACTTCATTGCACCGCTTCGAGCACTGCGTAGACACATGGGCGGCTTCAGCTTTAAATTTAACCCTTCGTTACGCACGCGACGATAATCATCCAGAGTTCTACGTCTGGTCCCATAGTACtcggagcgcttacgaagctcTCAGGGAAACATACCACCGAAGCGTAACGATCAGTAATTGGAAAAACCAGTGGCAATCGGCGCTGGAGACATTCTTCAGACGCTTCTGCCTCCTGTCGTGCCGTGTTAGAAACGAGCAGCAACCAGCCTCTTCGATCTTCTGCTTCCTACCGCAGCTAAACATGAAAGAGTTTTCAAAGGTCTTTGGCTGCCAGTACTCGCCCTCACTGTACACCCAACACTACTGTGTGTTGTAA
- the LOC142578374 gene encoding uncharacterized protein LOC142578374 has product MAQRSASDEARVEVALMLVALGSLEDEINAAKAKVETIKRRLIMNSFMLTASALSLRAANRERRTYVRNERWFEDTVPCLGDGHIKQSFRVSPATFRYLVDCLRPSLERVTTNMRECIAVEKVVAIGLFKLCSVAEDRVVATVFGVGRSTVNGIYRELCEAVISVLEKDWLKVLRPADMDEHIREFMAVCDFPQAVGALDGCHFPVSPPEEHASSFIK; this is encoded by the coding sequence ATGGCTCAGCGAAGCGCTAGTGACGAAGCAAGAGTTGAAGTCGCTCTGATGCTTGTCGCTCTCGGATCCCTTGAAGATGAGATAAACGCCGCAAAGGCGAAAGTGGAAACCATCAAACGTCGACTCATCATGAACAGCTTCATGTTGACAGCTTCGGCACTATCCCTTCGAGCCGCCAACCGCGAAAGGCGGACCTACGTGCGCAACGAACGATGGTTTGAAGACACAGTGCCCTGCCTTGGTGACGGCCACATTAAGCAAAGTTTTCGAGTGAGCCCAGCCACCTTCCGTTATCTTGTGGACTGTCTGCGTCCTTCGCTGGAGAGGGTTACAACGAATATGCGCGAGTGCATTGCGGTGGAAAAAGTGGTGGCCATCGGCTTATTCAAACTGTGCTCCGTGGCAGAGGACCGAGTCGTGGCCACTGTCTTTGGCGTTGGACGATCAACGGTGAATGGCATTTATCGAGAGCTTTGCGAAGCCGTCATTTCCGTCTTGGAAAAGGACTGGCTCAAGGTGCTGCGTCCAGCGGACATGGATGAACACATTCGCGAATTCATGGCCGTCTGTGACTTTCCCCAAGCCGTAGGAGCCCTCGACGGCTGCCACTTTCCCGTGTCACCGCCGGAAGAACATGCCTCAAGTTTTATTAAATAA